One Methanobacterium sp. genomic region harbors:
- a CDS encoding NAD-dependent epimerase/dehydratase family protein, translating to MNILNEYEEKTVLITGGAGCVGSNLSRKIAELNAEKVIILDNLSSAYEWNIPQNDNIQFIKGDILDDASLKRAFKEKPDYVFHLAAHFANQNSVDNPEKDLMVNGIGILKVLQYAQLIGVKRFVYSSSGCGVYGLDSKMPFEEHDISISLHTPYQVTKLLGELYTNYFHNLYDLPIVNARFFNVFGPGEVPGKYRNVIPNFFYWSMTGNALPITGDGSETRDWTYVEDIVDGLLAMGIKEEAIGEAINLGSAKDHKVIDMANTVNRLTGNKEGIKYAPRRNWDAKTKLLSSIEKAEALLDYKPKMTFNDGLKKTYEWFVDNWDNIERSAEFDLTTNSMDKKDLLKYNDDSSKDTSCSRV from the coding sequence ATGAATATATTGAATGAATATGAAGAAAAAACAGTATTAATTACAGGTGGGGCAGGTTGTGTTGGAAGCAACCTTTCCCGTAAAATTGCAGAATTAAATGCAGAAAAAGTAATAATCTTGGATAACTTATCGTCAGCATATGAGTGGAATATTCCACAAAATGATAATATTCAATTTATAAAAGGGGACATTCTGGATGATGCTTCCTTAAAAAGAGCTTTTAAAGAGAAGCCAGATTATGTGTTTCACTTAGCTGCTCATTTTGCAAATCAAAATTCTGTAGATAACCCTGAGAAAGACTTGATGGTAAACGGAATTGGAATTTTAAAAGTATTACAGTATGCTCAACTTATTGGAGTTAAACGATTTGTTTATTCTTCTTCAGGATGTGGAGTTTACGGACTGGACTCTAAAATGCCCTTTGAAGAACACGATATTTCAATAAGCCTTCATACTCCTTACCAGGTTACAAAACTTCTTGGCGAGCTTTACACTAATTATTTCCATAATTTATATGATCTTCCTATTGTGAATGCTCGTTTTTTCAATGTTTTTGGCCCTGGAGAGGTACCTGGAAAATACAGAAATGTAATTCCGAATTTCTTCTACTGGTCCATGACTGGAAATGCACTCCCTATTACTGGTGACGGATCAGAAACAAGAGACTGGACATATGTTGAAGATATAGTCGATGGACTGCTTGCCATGGGAATTAAAGAAGAAGCTATTGGTGAGGCCATAAATCTTGGATCAGCTAAGGATCATAAGGTTATAGACATGGCAAACACTGTAAATAGGCTTACAGGTAACAAAGAAGGTATAAAATACGCACCTCGTAGAAACTGGGATGCAAAAACGAAATTGCTCTCATCAATTGAAAAAGCTGAGGCTCTACTTGACTACAAACCTAAAATGACATTTAATGATGGTTTGAAAAAGACATATGAATGGTTTGTAGATAACTGGGATAATATTGAAAGAAGTGCAGAATTTGATTTAACTACTAACTCTATGGATAAAAAGGACTTATTGAAATATAACGATGATTCAAGTAAAGATACTAGTTGTTCAAGAGTGTGA
- a CDS encoding glycosyltransferase family 4 protein — protein sequence MKILLVQDADWTKKGPHQQHHLMELLSLEGHEIVVIGFDQLWDGKGLLSKREVSENVERFYKGANVTFIKPPFIKMKILDYISFLLSSRSEIKKSINEFEPDIVIGVTSVLSNYWGMHYARKRKIPFIYYWTDIIHTLIPFKPFQPVAKSIEKNIIKNSSNILVINEVLKEQVVNLGANESITDIIPGGIDFNRFNPLTIDSNQFRKNYGISDDDLLLFFMGWIYEFSGLKEVILELSKVRKSKPHIKLMIVGEGDSYLELKSLVKKLKLEDTVIMTGLMPYNDIPKLIASADICLLPAYNNEIMRDIVPIKMYEYLAMYKPVISTELPGVMKEFGEESGVLYVDKPQNVIDQVLALTEDDIELNRSRAKNFIQNHDWQLILSQFEDCLNNLANECSK from the coding sequence ATGAAAATACTATTGGTTCAAGATGCTGACTGGACTAAAAAGGGGCCTCATCAACAACATCATCTAATGGAATTATTATCTCTGGAAGGACATGAGATAGTTGTTATTGGTTTTGATCAACTATGGGATGGCAAAGGACTTTTATCTAAAAGAGAAGTATCTGAAAATGTAGAACGGTTTTATAAAGGGGCTAATGTAACTTTTATTAAACCACCGTTCATAAAAATGAAAATTTTAGATTATATTTCTTTTTTACTATCTTCTAGATCAGAGATAAAGAAATCAATAAACGAATTTGAACCAGATATTGTTATAGGTGTTACAAGTGTTTTAAGTAATTATTGGGGAATGCACTACGCAAGAAAGAGGAAAATTCCATTTATATATTATTGGACTGATATCATTCATACGCTTATTCCATTTAAACCATTTCAACCAGTTGCTAAATCTATAGAAAAAAACATAATAAAGAATTCCTCCAATATTCTGGTCATTAATGAAGTTTTAAAAGAACAAGTTGTAAATTTAGGTGCAAATGAATCGATAACTGATATTATACCTGGAGGGATAGATTTTAATAGATTTAATCCTTTAACAATAGATTCCAATCAATTTAGGAAGAATTATGGTATTTCGGATGATGATTTACTTTTATTTTTTATGGGTTGGATTTATGAATTTTCAGGTCTTAAAGAAGTTATTTTAGAACTTTCAAAGGTCAGAAAATCTAAGCCTCATATTAAGCTTATGATAGTTGGAGAAGGAGATTCTTATTTAGAATTAAAATCATTAGTTAAGAAGCTGAAACTTGAAGATACAGTTATCATGACTGGTTTAATGCCGTATAATGATATTCCAAAACTTATTGCAAGTGCAGATATATGTTTATTGCCTGCATATAATAATGAAATAATGAGAGATATAGTACCAATAAAAATGTATGAATATTTGGCTATGTATAAACCCGTAATATCCACAGAATTACCTGGTGTAATGAAAGAATTTGGTGAGGAAAGTGGAGTTTTATATGTTGACAAACCTCAAAATGTTATAGATCAAGTTTTAGCTTTAACTGAAGATGATATTGAATTAAATAGATCTAGGGCTAAAAATTTTATTCAAAATCATGATTGGCAATTGATTCTATCTCAATTCGAAGATTGTTTAAATAATCTAGCAAACGAGTGTAGTAAATGA
- a CDS encoding NAD(P)-dependent oxidoreductase, with the protein METQKILVTGGAGFIGTNLVNELKRRGHEVTALDLLHNNRDDYIRADVKNYRQIERVFEKNKFDYVYHLAAEYGRWNGEGYYENLWETNVIGTKHMIRLQEQLGFRMIFFSSAEVYGDYNGVMSEDVMEKNPIKDTYQMNDYAITKWAGELMCMNSATMFNTETVRVRPVNCYGPHEQVHPYKGFIPLFIYHALFNKPYTVYKGHKRIIDYVEDTARTFANIVDNFKPGEAYNVGSKQEWEYDIKEYSDMVLNAVGRDDSIVTYKEAEDFTTKVKTIDFTKAIKDLKHNPQVPPEEGIKKTVEWIKWYYRIK; encoded by the coding sequence ATGGAAACTCAAAAGATATTGGTAACTGGTGGAGCAGGATTTATAGGTACAAATCTTGTAAATGAATTAAAACGCAGAGGACATGAAGTAACAGCACTTGATTTACTTCACAACAATAGAGATGACTATATAAGGGCTGATGTTAAAAATTACAGGCAGATTGAAAGAGTCTTTGAAAAGAATAAATTTGATTATGTTTATCATCTTGCAGCAGAATACGGCCGTTGGAATGGTGAAGGTTACTATGAAAACCTCTGGGAGACTAATGTAATTGGAACTAAACATATGATCCGTCTGCAGGAACAGTTAGGTTTTAGAATGATATTCTTCTCTTCAGCAGAAGTCTACGGAGATTATAATGGAGTTATGAGCGAAGATGTAATGGAAAAGAATCCTATAAAAGACACATACCAGATGAATGATTATGCAATAACCAAATGGGCGGGAGAGTTAATGTGCATGAACTCTGCTACCATGTTTAATACAGAAACAGTTAGAGTAAGGCCTGTAAACTGCTACGGACCACATGAACAAGTACACCCATATAAAGGATTTATTCCATTATTTATATACCATGCGCTGTTCAACAAACCATATACCGTGTATAAAGGCCACAAAAGGATAATCGATTATGTTGAAGATACTGCAAGAACATTTGCAAACATTGTGGATAATTTCAAACCCGGAGAAGCCTACAACGTAGGTAGCAAACAGGAATGGGAATATGATATAAAAGAGTACTCAGATATGGTTTTAAATGCTGTTGGACGTGACGACTCAATTGTTACCTATAAAGAAGCAGAAGACTTCACAACAAAAGTAAAAACAATAGACTTCACAAAAGCAATAAAAGACTTAAAACACAACCCGCAAGTTCCACCAGAAGAAGGGATCAAAAAAACCGTAGAATGGATAAAATGGTATTATAGGATAAAATAA
- a CDS encoding DUF2206 domain-containing protein, translating to MQIRNFIQIGHLEIAKFIRLILAMQLMILGLIGLDQIGLQIPVLRQIIGFIYLTFVPGILVLRLLKIPKLGNICVLLYSCGLSIGIVMFTGFFLNFSGLSHPFSLFNLLISLSAIVMVLLVLCYIFDDKSYFNENFINLNSLNPTVIFLCFLPVLAIFGTYLMNYYNLNYVIFVLLILISLIPFLFNKIDPKFFPIAILMVSLALILHRSLISSQLWGSDIYEEYYFANLVATSTVWNFSIPSDVNGMLSIVSLPIIYSIICNLSLDSVFKIIYPIIYSIVPLGLFLLFERNTNKEVAFLATLFFMFVSGFYGVLPSLARQEIGELFFVLLILLIFDKREISFNNSFLFVFFSFSLVVSHYALSYFFSLFIVLLFISLILIKNKERTNITGVLFFLVFVVAWYMYASGSSSFNNIVNIFNHMINSFYSDFLDPSSTEGLATVLAGTTSLLYSILKYIYLMAEFFVAIGLLAVILHYISKKVKFLKNRINKYTISLNSFNFTIEYLFLSLYSFLAIAASIIIPEYSGNFGTLRLFYLMLIFLSPFLIIGFIILLDFLRIITKRKSTKRNFSNYLKVASIFLVVFLLLDSGVIHQITNDPNPNSISLSTNENYKESVYVYSQGEIQGAYFLKQVMSNDNNSKVFTDIFGRQILRGYIYPKIRILVFRESGSQSLENKFIFFRKLNVDGKLQIIPTQKLSIERPYLEQNIQNTSFYNEFYYKNKIYVDGDSEIYK from the coding sequence TTGCAAATTAGAAACTTTATTCAAATTGGACATTTGGAAATAGCTAAATTTATTCGATTAATATTAGCCATGCAACTAATGATTTTAGGTCTTATAGGTTTAGATCAAATTGGGCTTCAAATTCCAGTATTAAGACAAATTATTGGATTTATTTATTTAACATTTGTGCCAGGTATACTTGTATTGAGACTTTTAAAAATACCTAAACTTGGTAATATATGTGTATTACTATATTCTTGCGGTTTAAGTATTGGAATTGTCATGTTTACCGGTTTTTTTCTTAATTTTAGTGGACTTTCTCATCCATTCTCTCTTTTCAATCTATTAATATCTTTAAGTGCAATAGTAATGGTTTTATTAGTTTTATGTTATATTTTTGATGATAAAAGTTATTTTAATGAAAATTTTATTAATTTAAATAGTTTAAATCCTACTGTGATCTTTTTATGTTTTTTACCAGTATTAGCTATTTTTGGCACTTATCTCATGAATTATTATAATCTTAATTACGTAATATTTGTGTTGCTTATACTTATCTCATTAATACCCTTTTTATTTAATAAAATAGATCCAAAATTTTTCCCAATAGCTATTTTAATGGTTTCATTAGCTCTTATATTGCATCGTTCTTTAATTTCATCTCAATTATGGGGATCAGATATTTATGAAGAATATTATTTTGCTAATTTAGTAGCTACTTCTACTGTATGGAATTTTTCAATTCCATCAGATGTCAATGGAATGTTAAGTATTGTTTCATTACCTATTATATACTCCATAATTTGTAATCTTAGTCTAGATTCAGTTTTTAAAATAATATATCCAATTATTTATTCAATTGTACCTTTAGGTTTATTTTTATTATTTGAAAGAAATACAAATAAGGAAGTTGCATTTTTAGCTACTCTATTCTTTATGTTTGTATCTGGATTTTATGGTGTATTACCTTCTTTAGCAAGACAAGAAATTGGGGAGCTTTTTTTTGTTTTATTAATATTATTAATTTTTGATAAGCGTGAGATTTCATTTAACAATTCATTTTTATTTGTATTTTTTAGTTTTTCTTTAGTTGTTTCACATTATGCGTTATCATATTTCTTTTCATTATTTATAGTTTTATTATTTATTTCTTTAATATTAATAAAAAATAAAGAAAGAACTAATATAACTGGAGTACTTTTCTTTTTAGTATTTGTAGTAGCATGGTACATGTATGCATCAGGTTCTTCTTCATTTAATAATATTGTAAACATATTTAATCATATGATTAATAGTTTTTATTCAGATTTTTTAGATCCAAGCTCAACTGAAGGCTTAGCTACAGTTTTAGCAGGTACTACATCTCTCTTATATTCAATATTGAAATACATTTATTTAATGGCAGAATTTTTTGTTGCTATAGGTCTATTAGCTGTTATATTACATTATATCTCTAAAAAAGTAAAATTTTTAAAAAATAGAATTAATAAATATACAATTTCATTGAATAGTTTCAATTTTACAATTGAATATTTATTTTTATCATTATATAGTTTTTTAGCAATAGCTGCTTCGATTATTATTCCCGAGTACTCTGGTAACTTTGGAACTTTGAGATTATTTTATTTAATGTTAATTTTTTTATCTCCATTTTTAATTATTGGGTTTATTATTCTTCTGGATTTTTTAAGGATTATTACTAAAAGAAAATCTACAAAAAGAAACTTCTCAAATTATTTAAAGGTTGCGTCAATTTTTTTAGTAGTGTTCTTATTATTAGATTCAGGAGTGATCCATCAGATAACAAACGATCCTAATCCTAATTCAATTTCGTTGTCTACCAATGAAAATTATAAGGAATCGGTATATGTATATTCGCAAGGAGAAATACAAGGTGCTTATTTCTTAAAACAAGTAATGAGTAATGATAATAATTCAAAAGTATTTACAGATATATTTGGAAGACAAATTTTAAGAGGCTATATTTATCCAAAAATAAGAATATTAGTTTTTAGAGAATCGGGAAGTCAATCTCTGGAAAATAAATTTATATTTTTTAGAAAATTGAATGTTGATGGAAAATTACAGATAATTCCAACTCAGAAATTATCAATTGAAAGACCTTATTTAGAACAGAATATACAAAATACTTCTTTTTATAATGAATTCTATTATAAAAATAAAATATATGTAGATGGAGATTCGGAGATATATAAATGA
- a CDS encoding lasso RiPP family leader peptide-containing protein, with protein MTKEKVTYEKPELSIYGNVNEITKGGGTIPGEPHGDS; from the coding sequence ATGACAAAAGAAAAAGTTACGTACGAAAAACCTGAGCTTAGCATATATGGGAACGTGAATGAAATCACAAAAGGCGGGGGAACTATACCGGGTGAACCTCATGGTGATTCATAG
- a CDS encoding FxLYD domain-containing protein — protein sequence MAKKLNFNKKILIPIIFVAALMLAATGIVLLAGTSGFAINTTANSTFGEKIISLDAIHILNNSTMDTYEYNNTKYSYLEGYVHNNNEYDAFSVVMNATAYDESGNVFASNSTVHIKYKNIPAGGESYFYVIYPDPDQKITRIEVNVIGAKSEL from the coding sequence ATGGCTAAAAAACTAAATTTCAATAAAAAAATTTTGATACCCATCATATTCGTTGCCGCTTTAATGCTGGCTGCAACTGGAATCGTACTTTTGGCAGGGACATCAGGTTTTGCAATAAATACCACAGCCAACAGCACATTCGGTGAAAAAATTATTTCTTTAGATGCCATACATATTTTAAATAATAGTACAATGGACACTTATGAGTACAATAATACTAAATATTCATATCTAGAAGGTTACGTGCATAATAACAATGAATACGACGCCTTTAGTGTTGTAATGAACGCAACTGCATATGATGAATCAGGTAATGTGTTTGCCAGTAACAGCACAGTTCATATAAAATATAAAAATATTCCAGCAGGTGGAGAGTCCTATTTTTATGTTATCTATCCCGATCCAGACCAAAAAATTACGCGAATTGAAGTAAATGTCATTGGTGCAAAATCAGAACTTTAG
- a CDS encoding ABC transporter ATP-binding protein: MAGKKSGANNYIWKYITDLTRLMPEKSVFVLALMVIVSLTEGIGLLLLVPLLQLVGLDVQQGALGQIAGFISLFFSYIGIKPTLGIVLVIYVIIISVNAFFYKLQTLKSSEIQYEFAAYLRKRLFNAITSSNWLFFTQKRSSDFAHALTYEIERIGVGTNQFLSLIASIFVLAVYLVFALELSGLITGLIFLVGIILLLLLKRRTSYAQRSGEALSDTSKNMYSSTIQHLDGMKTIKSFNMEEKNIETFGNVADSVAGKYIDAVKSYADVRFLFDVGSVVILSIIVFILISFMKLSIAELLILLFLFVRMIPRFSIVQRSYQYFINMIPAFATIIDLEKECEEFSELKLKTGNVELHGEIKFENVSFSYDNSNESFSLQNLNLTIKTGKTTALVGLSGAGKSTIADMVMGLVTPENGHILIDNNVLSGDNLSAWRSQIGYVAQETFLFNDTVRNNLLLAKQGASEGEIISALKLASADEFVLKLPEGLDTLIGDRGVLLSGGERQRLALARALLCEPALLILDEATSNLDSKNEKKIIGSIEKLHGDITMLVIAHRLSTIKHADTIHLIEKGNLIESGTWGDLLERENGHFRALYELQS; the protein is encoded by the coding sequence ATGGCTGGAAAAAAATCAGGGGCAAATAATTATATCTGGAAATACATCACTGATTTAACCAGGTTAATGCCTGAAAAATCTGTGTTTGTACTGGCTTTGATGGTTATTGTCAGTTTAACAGAGGGTATTGGACTCCTTTTACTTGTACCTTTACTTCAATTAGTTGGTTTAGATGTTCAACAAGGTGCACTGGGCCAAATAGCAGGTTTTATCTCTCTATTTTTTAGTTATATTGGGATAAAACCTACACTTGGAATTGTGCTGGTAATATATGTAATTATAATCAGCGTGAATGCATTTTTCTATAAATTACAGACACTCAAAAGCTCTGAAATCCAGTATGAATTTGCAGCATATCTAAGAAAACGTTTATTTAATGCAATTACTAGTTCTAACTGGCTTTTTTTCACGCAGAAGCGGTCATCTGATTTTGCACATGCTTTAACTTATGAAATTGAAAGAATAGGGGTTGGAACCAATCAATTTCTTTCTTTAATTGCAAGTATTTTTGTTTTAGCTGTTTATCTTGTATTTGCACTAGAGTTATCTGGGTTAATAACAGGTCTGATTTTTTTAGTGGGTATCATTCTTCTACTTTTACTTAAAAGGAGGACCAGTTATGCACAGCGAAGTGGCGAAGCTTTGTCTGATACTTCCAAAAACATGTACTCCTCTACTATTCAGCATTTAGATGGGATGAAAACCATTAAAAGCTTCAACATGGAAGAAAAGAACATAGAAACATTTGGGAATGTGGCAGACAGCGTTGCAGGAAAATATATTGACGCAGTTAAAAGTTATGCTGATGTTAGATTCCTGTTTGATGTAGGTTCTGTGGTTATTTTAAGCATCATCGTGTTCATTTTGATAAGCTTTATGAAACTCTCCATAGCAGAGCTTTTAATCCTCCTTTTCCTTTTTGTCCGTATGATCCCCCGCTTTTCAATTGTCCAAAGGAGTTATCAATATTTTATAAACATGATACCTGCCTTTGCAACCATCATAGATCTGGAGAAAGAATGTGAAGAATTTTCAGAGCTGAAATTAAAAACAGGTAATGTGGAACTGCACGGTGAAATTAAATTTGAAAATGTTTCATTTTCATATGATAATTCAAATGAATCTTTCAGCCTCCAGAATTTAAACTTAACCATTAAAACAGGTAAAACTACAGCTCTTGTTGGTTTATCCGGTGCTGGAAAAAGTACAATTGCAGACATGGTTATGGGGCTTGTAACTCCTGAAAATGGCCATATACTTATTGATAACAATGTTTTATCTGGAGATAATCTTTCGGCGTGGCGGAGTCAAATAGGGTATGTAGCGCAGGAAACATTTCTATTTAATGACACGGTGCGCAACAATTTACTGCTTGCAAAACAGGGTGCATCTGAAGGAGAAATTATAAGTGCTTTAAAACTGGCTTCTGCAGATGAATTTGTTTTAAAACTTCCTGAGGGTTTAGATACTTTAATTGGAGACCGTGGTGTATTATTATCTGGTGGTGAAAGGCAGAGGTTAGCTTTAGCAAGAGCTTTACTGTGCGAACCTGCCCTTTTAATACTTGACGAGGCAACCAGCAATTTAGACTCTAAAAATGAGAAAAAGATAATAGGTTCAATTGAAAAACTCCATGGAGATATAACTATGCTGGTTATAGCACACCGCTTATCTACGATCAAACATGCAGATACTATACATTTAATAGAAAAAGGAAATCTTATTGAGTCTGGAACTTGGGGTGACCTTTTAGAAAGGGAAAATGGGCATTTTAGGGCGTTGTATGAATTGCAATCTTGA
- a CDS encoding glycosyltransferase, translated as MKILQVIPYFAWEYGGPVRVVHDLSVKLAEKGHEVSIYTTDVGIDGRLQDKYKIKFKENVNVEYFNCSNNWIANNFKLHLSNSMLFKIKKNLKNFDLVHLHEWRGIPHIYIWYYARKYGIPYIIQGHGSSPKLIGNQKKSMTFLKSIFNKIFEDRLIKGASKLIAINNQEFDQYTNFGVEKNKIEIIENSIDASEYENLPVNGNFRRKYGIKNEEKIILYLGRIDSTKGINILLESFKDLTFEMENVKLVIVGPDHGYLSTLKNLIRKFHITDKVDIIGPLYGTDKLEAYVDSNLLVYPSYYEIFGLVPLESLLCGTPVIVTDNCGCSDLINSLGCGYIVKYGDIIDLKEKMKFIITHERKYERLIIDGSKFIIKNLNFDQISKKFENIYYELNEG; from the coding sequence ATGAAGATTTTACAAGTTATACCTTATTTTGCATGGGAATATGGAGGACCTGTAAGGGTAGTTCATGATTTGTCTGTTAAATTAGCTGAAAAAGGACATGAAGTTAGTATATACACAACTGATGTTGGTATTGATGGTAGATTACAAGACAAATATAAAATTAAATTTAAAGAAAATGTAAATGTTGAATATTTTAATTGTTCAAATAATTGGATTGCAAATAATTTTAAATTACATTTATCTAATTCTATGCTTTTTAAAATTAAGAAGAATCTAAAAAATTTTGACTTGGTTCATTTACATGAATGGAGAGGTATTCCACATATTTATATTTGGTATTATGCAAGAAAATATGGAATTCCTTATATTATACAAGGTCATGGATCCTCACCTAAATTGATTGGAAATCAAAAAAAATCAATGACTTTTTTAAAGTCTATATTTAACAAAATTTTTGAAGATAGACTTATCAAAGGTGCATCAAAACTCATAGCAATAAATAATCAAGAATTTGATCAGTATACAAATTTTGGAGTTGAAAAAAACAAAATTGAGATTATAGAGAATTCAATTGATGCATCTGAATACGAAAATTTGCCTGTTAATGGAAATTTTAGGCGTAAATATGGAATAAAAAATGAAGAAAAAATTATTTTATATTTGGGAAGAATTGACAGTACTAAAGGTATTAATATTCTTTTAGAGTCTTTTAAAGATTTAACCTTTGAAATGGAAAATGTAAAACTTGTAATTGTTGGTCCAGATCATGGATACCTTTCTACATTGAAAAATTTAATAAGAAAATTTCATATTACTGACAAAGTTGATATAATAGGCCCCTTATATGGTACTGATAAATTAGAAGCATATGTAGATTCTAATTTGTTAGTTTATCCTTCATATTATGAAATATTCGGTTTAGTACCGTTAGAATCGTTATTATGTGGTACTCCTGTAATAGTCACAGATAATTGTGGATGCAGTGATTTGATTAATAGTTTAGGGTGTGGATATATAGTTAAATATGGCGATATAATAGATTTAAAGGAAAAAATGAAATTTATAATTACTCATGAGAGAAAATATGAGAGATTGATAATTGATGGAAGTAAATTCATTATCAAAAATCTAAATTTTGATCAAATTTCTAAAAAATTTGAAAATATTTATTATGAACTTAATGAGGGCTAA
- a CDS encoding nucleotidyltransferase family protein, with protein sequence MSIFNATHKYEVIRLRPEDELLLCCARTDVNPEIRDKLWFLIQNKLDWDYLLNLASMHKLLPLLYHNLNFICPEMVPEDILGELKDNFNANVRKNLMMTGELIKILELLESEGITAIPYKGPVLASMVYGNIGLRQFGDIDILINQTDALNVKNIMINNEYKLYVPIVITDSFYMKLEQEYQFINNKNILIEIKWRFEGNFFSFSNSNDLSNKLNTFNLNGFQVKIFSPVSQLLILCVHCAKHDWSSLSWICDISEFIRHENINWSKTLENAEKLGLKRILLINLSLAKDLFDLELPREILNYLNLDRSIIEISFQIKKRLFEQNRSVNIFEKFFLDLKKRENKIDSIKDCINGLTRPTYVDFTEISLPEFLFPLYYLIRPILLLKRYGKDSLY encoded by the coding sequence ATGTCGATATTTAATGCAACTCATAAATATGAAGTTATAAGGCTGCGCCCTGAAGATGAACTTCTTCTCTGCTGCGCTAGAACTGATGTGAATCCTGAAATTAGAGATAAACTTTGGTTTTTAATTCAAAATAAATTAGATTGGGATTATTTATTAAACTTAGCATCAATGCATAAACTATTGCCACTTTTATATCATAATCTTAATTTTATATGCCCTGAAATGGTTCCTGAAGATATTTTAGGCGAGCTTAAGGATAATTTTAATGCAAATGTACGTAAAAATTTAATGATGACAGGAGAACTCATTAAAATTCTTGAATTACTGGAATCTGAGGGTATAACTGCGATTCCATATAAGGGGCCTGTTTTGGCTTCTATGGTTTATGGAAATATTGGGTTACGTCAATTTGGTGATATTGATATATTGATTAATCAAACAGATGCTTTAAATGTCAAGAATATTATGATAAATAATGAATATAAATTATATGTTCCTATAGTTATTACAGATTCTTTTTATATGAAATTAGAACAGGAATATCAATTTATAAATAATAAAAACATTTTAATTGAAATTAAATGGAGATTTGAAGGTAATTTCTTTTCATTTTCTAATTCAAATGATTTATCAAACAAGTTAAATACATTTAATCTTAATGGTTTCCAAGTTAAGATATTCTCTCCTGTTAGCCAGCTTTTAATATTATGTGTACATTGTGCAAAACATGATTGGAGTAGTTTATCTTGGATATGTGATATTTCAGAGTTTATACGACATGAAAATATTAATTGGTCTAAAACTTTAGAAAATGCAGAAAAACTAGGCTTAAAAAGAATATTATTAATTAATCTTTCTTTAGCTAAAGATCTTTTTGATTTAGAACTTCCTCGTGAAATTTTAAATTATTTAAATTTAGATAGATCCATAATAGAAATTTCATTTCAAATTAAAAAAAGACTTTTTGAACAAAATAGATCAGTAAACATATTTGAAAAATTCTTTTTAGATTTAAAGAAAAGAGAAAATAAAATAGACAGTATTAAAGATTGTATTAATGGTTTAACAAGACCTACTTATGTTGATTTTACAGAAATATCATTACCTGAATTTTTATTTCCATTGTACTATTTGATTCGTCCTATTCTATTACTAAAAAGATATGGTAAAGATTCGCTCTACTAA